A region of the Sandaracinaceae bacterium genome:
ACATCGGCGGCAACAAGATGCAGTTCTACATCCTGCAGATCCTCGGGAACGACCCGAAGAGCGCTGCAGGCGCAGACAAGATCATGGTGCCGGTCAGCAACGCCAAGAACGTCGGGCTCCGCTCGCTGCTCTCGGAAGAGGACATCACCGACATCTTCGAGATCCTGAACGAAGAGCCGGTGGCCTTCGACAACCAGACCTGGAACCGCCGTTACCGGGGTTTCATGGACAAGATCAAGACCGGTTCCCCCTTCGACGCCGCCGAGGTCATGCGCGACCTCTACCGGCTGCGCTGCGAGAAAAACCTGTCGTTCGGCGAGCGCCGCATGCTGGAGACCGCCCGCAACCTGATCGTCAAGGAGATCTCGGTGGCCCGCGGGCGGGACGAGGAAAAGATCACGGCGGAGATCGAGTCGATCTTCGACGAAGCGGTCTGAGCACCCTGGCCCCCGGGCCAGGTGACGATTCTTCCACCTCGGCCTACATCCGCTCCGCGGGTTCGTATATCCTGCGGCCGCGAGATGGTTGATCCTCATACCGGCGTCGATGTGACGGGCAGCGTGCGCGCTCCCGGCCGTGCAGCGGGCAACACGCCCAGCAACGCGGCGCTTCGGGGTACCCCAATGGCCATTCGGTCACGTGGGGCCCGGCACGCGACGACCTCGCAACCGTTCCACTCCTCGCGACGGCGGTCC
Encoded here:
- a CDS encoding CarD family transcriptional regulator, whose translation is MQTQHQFKVGDKAVYPARGVAEIVAIEERDIGGNKMQFYILQILGNDPKSAAGADKIMVPVSNAKNVGLRSLLSEEDITDIFEILNEEPVAFDNQTWNRRYRGFMDKIKTGSPFDAAEVMRDLYRLRCEKNLSFGERRMLETARNLIVKEISVARGRDEEKITAEIESIFDEAV